The Microlunatus soli genome contains the following window.
CGCGTTCATGCAGTTGATCACCGGCGACCTGTTCTCCGACTTCCCGGACCTGCGATTCGTCATCCCGCACGGCGGCGGCGCGGTTCCCTACCACTGGGGCAGGTTCCGTGGCCTGGCCCAGAGTCTGGGCAAGCCCGACCTGTCCGAGCACGTCCTTCGCAACGTGTATTTCGACACCTGCGTGTACCACCAGCCGGGCATCGACACCTTGCTAAAGGTCATTCCCGCAAAGAACGTGTTGTTCGGGTCGGAGATGGTCGGCGCGGTTCGCGGCATCGATCTGGAGACCGGTTATGCCTTCGACGACACCCGTCGCTACGTCGAGGCGGCGGGCCTGTCGGCCGACGACCTCGCCGACATCGAACACCGGAACGCGCTGACGGTCTATCCCCGGCTGGCCGAACACCTTGCAGGTACTGCAGCGTGAGCCGACGTCGACCGGAGGAAATGATCATGAACGAACTGGGTGTGGTGCACCGCAGGGTCGTCCGCGCCGATGCTGAAGTCGTCGCGCGCCTCGCCGACCTGGATGTCGCAACGATCCATGAGGTGATGGGACGGACAGGGCTGATGCGTCCGTATCTGCGGCCGGTCTACGCCGGCGCCCGGACCTGCGGAACCGCCGTCACTGTGCTGCTGCAGCCGGGGGACAACTGGATGCTGCATGTGGCCGCCGAACAGGTGCAACCGGGTGATGTCGTGGTGGCCGGCTGCACCACCGAGTCCGCGGACGGCTTCTTCGGCGAACTGCTGGCCACCTCGTTGCGGGCTCGCGGCGCGCGCGGCCTGGTCATCGACGGAGGATGCCGAGACGTGGACCAACTGCAGGAGATGGACTTTCCCGTGTTCAGCCGAGCGGTGAGCGCGAAGGGGACCGTGAAGTCGACGCTCGGGTCGGTCAATGTCCCGGTGGTCTGCGCGAATGCCCTGGTGCACCCCGGCGACGTCGTGCTGGCCGACACCGACGGCATCGTTGTCGTGCCGGCGGCTTCGGCCGAGGCCGTCGCCGAAGCCGGGGAACGGCGTCGGGACAACGAGGCCGGTAAACGCGCACGGTTGGCAGGCGGCGAACTCGGGCTCGACATGTACGACATGCGCGGCGCGCTGGCTGCAAAAGGCCTGCGATATGTCGACTGATCAATGCGCCGTTCCGGTCGGCGTCCTGGCAACGTTCCACGAGGGGAGAGCACAGTGAGTACAACGATCGACGCGCATACCCATGTCATCGCTGTCGACGAGGAGAGCTATCCGGTCGATCCGATCGGCGGGAAGCGTTCGACCTGGTCGACCGAGCATCCGGTCGACATCGACGGTCTGCTGCGGGCCCTCGACACCGCCGGCGTCGAGCGGTCCGTCGCGGTCCAGGCCTCCACGGTGTACGGGCACGACAACAGCTACGTCGCCGAGGCAGTCCGCCGACACCCCGATCGCTTCATCGGCGTCTACTCGATCGATGCGATGGCGTCGGACGCCGTCCAGAAGATCCAGCACTGGCAGGGTTTCGGGCTGTCCGGCTTCCGGCTGTTCACCACAGGCACCACGATGCCCGGACAGGCCGACTGGCTGGGCGACCCGGCCTCCTACCCGGCGTGGTCCTACGCCCAGGAGCACGGGATCCCGATCTGTTTGCAGATGACCCTCGACGGGATCCCGGCACTGCAACGCACGCTGGCGGAGTTTCCAAGGTCCCGAGTCGTCCTGGACCATTGCGCCCGCCCGGTGCTGTCCGACGGCGCTCCCTATCGCCGTGCTCAGGGCCTGTTCGATCTTGCCGAGCATCCCGGTGTGTACCTGAAACTCACCCATCGAGCACTTCAGGCAGCAGCAGAAGGAAGGTCGACCGTCGAGGAGTTCCTCGCCGCGCTGGTGGAAACGTACGGCTCCGAGCGACTGATGTGGGGATCCAACTACCCCGCGGCGTCGGGAGAGCTGGTGGATCTGGTCGCCGCAGCCCGTGGCGAGCTGAGCAGCCTTTCCGAGGAGGACCTGGCCAACGTGTTCGGCCGTACGGTGGCGGCGTTCTACGCTCTCGACGAGAAGGACGCCTGAAATGAGCGATACCAGGCCGCAGCTCCGGGCTGCGTTCGGGAATCACCCGATCGGCGACGTCCTCAGGTCGGGGGCGGTCGATGATCCCCGGGTCCGGCTGGCCCATGAGGCGGTGTCGCCGATCCACAAGGCATTCGCCCCGATGGTGACCGATCAGGCCTACGACGTGAGTGAGCTGGCGATCGTCACGGGATTGCAGGCGATCGGCTACGACCATCCGATCACCCTGATGCCGGTTGTGCTGGCGGCACGCTTCCAGCGCGGATGTCTTGTCACTCGCAGCGCCGATCCGATCGACGCCCGGCATCTTCGCGGCCGGCGGGTCGGCGTGCGTGCCTACACGCAGACGACCGGCTTCTGGGTCCGGACACACCTGGCTGAGGACTATCGGATCGCATCCCAGGACGTCGCATGGGTCACCCAGAATCCTGCTCACGTCCCCGAATACCAGGACCCGACGTTCGTCGAACGGACCCTGCGGGGAAGTCTGGAGGATGCGCTGCGAGCAGGACAGATCGACGCAGCGATCTTCGGCAATGATCTGCCCGTCGGCGACGAATTCGTCCCGGTCATCGACCGGCCGGACGAGCGAGACAGGGAATGGTTCGGGGCCAACGGGTACGCGCCGATCAACCATCTCGTGGCGGTGTCGACCTCGGTGATCGACGCCCACCCAGAAGCCGTCGTTGGAGCCCTCGACCTGCTCGTCCGCGCCGAGGAACTGGCCGCCGGTTGTACCGATGGGGCACGCCTGACGATGTCCGGACTGGAACGCCTGCGTGGACCGGTGGACGCCATCGCGCGAGCCTGTTACGACCAGGGCATGCTGCCGCGGCCGCTCAGCTCCGACGAGGTCTTCGGCCCGATCACCGATCTGCTTGCCCAGCACTCCTGATCTGGCACACGCACGGCGGGATGCGTTTCCTTCCCTCCCCGCACTCGACGCACCGCAAGGAAGCACTGCAGAGAAGAGGCCGACATGTCCACATCGAAGACCACACCCCCGACAGAGCGTGATCAAGGAGCAGGCTTTCGCTGGGCCTCGCTGAGCCCGTTCGGGAAGCCGCTGCACCGGGATCTGACGTTCCAGGTCCTGGTCGGGATGATCGTCGGCGTGCTGCTGGGGATCGTCGTCCCTGCTGTTGGGGTCAATCTCAACCTGGTCAGCACCCTCTTCATCCATCTCATCCAGATGATCGTCGGGCTGGTCGTGTTCTGCACGGTCACTCTCGGGATCGCCAAGGTGCGTGACTTCGGCAAGGTCGGCAAGATCGCCATCAAGGCGATCCTCTACTTCGAGATCATCACCACCTTCGCGCTGGCGATCGGGTTGATCATGATCAACATCCTGCAGCCGGGTGTCGGGATGCATATCAACCCGGCCGACCTCGACGGTGCCGATCAGGTCACGGCAGCGAAGCCGATGACGTTCTCCAGTTTCATTATCGGTCTTGTCCCGACCAGCGCGGTCGGAGCATTCGCCGAAGGCAATGTGTTGCAGATCCTGGTGTTCTCCGCCCTCTTCGGGTGTGGGGTGGCAGCGGTCGGGGCCAAGGCCGACCCGCTGGTCCGGGGTATCGATTCGGTGCAAC
Protein-coding sequences here:
- a CDS encoding 4-carboxy-4-hydroxy-2-oxoadipate aldolase/oxaloacetate decarboxylase, whose amino-acid sequence is MNELGVVHRRVVRADAEVVARLADLDVATIHEVMGRTGLMRPYLRPVYAGARTCGTAVTVLLQPGDNWMLHVAAEQVQPGDVVVAGCTTESADGFFGELLATSLRARGARGLVIDGGCRDVDQLQEMDFPVFSRAVSAKGTVKSTLGSVNVPVVCANALVHPGDVVLADTDGIVVVPAASAEAVAEAGERRRDNEAGKRARLAGGELGLDMYDMRGALAAKGLRYVD
- a CDS encoding amidohydrolase family protein, producing the protein MSTTIDAHTHVIAVDEESYPVDPIGGKRSTWSTEHPVDIDGLLRALDTAGVERSVAVQASTVYGHDNSYVAEAVRRHPDRFIGVYSIDAMASDAVQKIQHWQGFGLSGFRLFTTGTTMPGQADWLGDPASYPAWSYAQEHGIPICLQMTLDGIPALQRTLAEFPRSRVVLDHCARPVLSDGAPYRRAQGLFDLAEHPGVYLKLTHRALQAAAEGRSTVEEFLAALVETYGSERLMWGSNYPAASGELVDLVAAARGELSSLSEEDLANVFGRTVAAFYALDEKDA
- a CDS encoding substrate-binding domain-containing protein codes for the protein MSDTRPQLRAAFGNHPIGDVLRSGAVDDPRVRLAHEAVSPIHKAFAPMVTDQAYDVSELAIVTGLQAIGYDHPITLMPVVLAARFQRGCLVTRSADPIDARHLRGRRVGVRAYTQTTGFWVRTHLAEDYRIASQDVAWVTQNPAHVPEYQDPTFVERTLRGSLEDALRAGQIDAAIFGNDLPVGDEFVPVIDRPDERDREWFGANGYAPINHLVAVSTSVIDAHPEAVVGALDLLVRAEELAAGCTDGARLTMSGLERLRGPVDAIARACYDQGMLPRPLSSDEVFGPITDLLAQHS